The proteins below are encoded in one region of Eulemur rufifrons isolate Redbay chromosome 2, OSU_ERuf_1, whole genome shotgun sequence:
- the LOC138401490 gene encoding 4-galactosyl-N-acetylglucosaminide 3-alpha-L-fucosyltransferase FUT5-like translates to MDPPGRAKRQCPWRPCLAGLLLQLLVAVCFFSYQRVSQDADTTSTNGSRCQATLGSPARRPLLILLWTWPFNSPVSLSRCSEMVPGAADCHLTADRSVYPRADGVIVHHWDVMYKPKAQLPPSPRPPGQRWVWLNMEPPLNARNLKAMDGHFNLTMSYRSDSDIFMPYGWLEPWPGQPAHATVNLSAKTELVAWVVSNWRPDSARVRYYQALQTHLKVDVYGRNHKPLPSNTMVQQLARYKFYLAFENSQHRDYITEKLWKNAMNAWAVPVVLGPSRDNYERFLPPDAFIHVDDFQSPRDLARYLQELDKDQARYLGYFRWREALRPRSFSWALAFCKACWRLQQESRYQTVPSLASWFT, encoded by the exons ATGGATCCACCGGGCCGGGCCAAGCGACAGTGTCCCTGGCGCCCCTGTCTGGCGGGGCTGCTGTTGCAGCTACTTGTGGCGGTTTGCTTCTTCTCCTACCAGCGGGTGTCTCAAGATG CAGATACAACGTCCACCAATGGGTCCCGCTGCCAGGCCACCTTGGGATCCCCTGCCCGTAGACCCCTCCTCATCCTGCTGTGGACGTGGCCTTTCAACAGTCCTGTGTCTCTGTCCCGCTGCTCAGAGATGGTGCCCGGCGCGGCTGACTGTCACCTGACAGCCGACCGCAGCGTGTACCCACGGGCGGACGGGGTCATCGTGCATCACTGGGATGTCATGTACAAACCAAAGGCTCAGCTCCCGCCGTCCCCGAGGCCACCAGGGCAGCGCTGGGTCTGGCTTAACATGGAGCCTCCACTCAACGCCCGGAACCTGAAAGCCATGGATGGACATTTCAACCTGACCATGTCCTACCGCAGCGACTCCGACATCTTCATGCCCTACGGCTGGCTCGAGCCGTGGCCCGGCCAGCCTGCCCATGCCACGGTTAACCTCTCGGCCAAGACCGAGCTGGTGGCCTGGGTGGTGTCCAACTGGAGGCCGGACTCAGCCAGGGTGCGGTACTACCAGGCGCTGCAGACGCATCTCAAGGTGGACGTGTACGGAAGAAACCACAAGCCACTGCCCAGCAACACCATGGTGCAGCAGCTGGCCCGGTACAAGTTCTACCTGGCCTTCGAGAACTCCCAGCACCGGGACTATATCACGGAGAAGCTGTGGAAGAACGCCATGAACGCCTGGGCCGTGCCCGTGGTGCTGGGCCCCAGCCGGGACAACTACGAGCGCTTCCTGCCCCCCGACGCCTTCATCCACGTGGACGACTTCCAGAGCCCCCGCGACCTGGCCCGCTACCTGCAGGAGCTGGACAAGGACCAGGCGCGGTACCTGGGCTACTTCCGCTGGCGGGAGGCGCTGCGGCCGCGATCCTTCAGCTGGGCGCTGGCTTTCTGCAAGGCCTGCTGGCGGCTGCAGCAGGAGTCCAGGTACCAGACggtgcccagcctggcctcctggTTCACGTGA
- the LOC138401500 gene encoding 3-galactosyl-N-acetylglucosaminide 4-alpha-L-fucosyltransferase FUT3-like, whose protein sequence is MDPPGRAKRQCPWRPCRVGLLLQLLVAVCFFSYQRVSQDGPTGSPRPGSTALESVTSAPSGSTGTMSTNGSRCQATSGSPARPPLLILLWTWPFNRPVSLSRCSEMVPGAADCHLTADRSVYPRADGVIVHHWDVMYKPKAQLPPSPRPPGQRWVWLNMEPPLNARNLKAMDGHFNLTMSYRSDSDIFMPYGWLEPWPGQPAHATVNLSAKTELVAWVVSNWRPDSARVRYYQALQTHLKVDVYGRNHKPLPRNTMVQQLARYKFYLAFENSQHRDYITEKLWKNAMNAWAVPVVLGPSRDNYERFLPPDAFIHVDDFQSPRDLARYLQELDKDQARYLGYFRWREALRPRSFSWALAFCKACWQLQQESRYQTVPSLASWFT, encoded by the coding sequence ATGGATCCACCGGGCCGGGCCAAGCGGCAGTGTCCCTGGCGCCCCTGTCGGGTGGGGCTGCTGTTGCAGCTACTTGTGGCGGTTTGCTTCTTCTCCTACCAGCGGGTGTCTCAAGATGGTCCTACTGGGTCCCCTAGGCCAGGGTCCACTGCATTGGAATCTGTCACCTCGGCTCCCAGTGGGTCAACAGGGACAATGTCCACCAATGGGTCCCGCTGCCAGGCCACCTCGGGGTCCCCTGCCCGCCCACCCCTCCTCATCCTGCTGTGGACGTGGCCTTTCAACCGTCCTGTGTCTCTGTCCCGCTGCTCAGAGATGGTGCCCGGCGCGGCTGACTGTCACCTGACAGCCGACCGCAGCGTGTACCCACGGGCGGACGGGGTCATCGTGCATCACTGGGATGTCATGTACAAACCAAAGGCTCAGCTCCCGCCGTCCCCGAGGCCACCAGGGCAGCGCTGGGTCTGGCTTAACATGGAGCCTCCACTCAACGCCCGGAACCTGAAAGCCATGGACGGACATTTCAACCTGACCATGTCCTACCGCAGTGACTCCGACATCTTCATGCCCTACGGCTGGCTCGAGCCGTGGCCCGGCCAGCCTGCCCATGCCACGGTCAACCTCTCGGCCAAGACCGAGCTGGTGGCCTGGGTGGTGTCCAACTGGAGGCCGGACTCGGCCAGGGTGCGGTACTACCAGGCGCTGCAGACGCATCTCAAGGTGGACGTGTACGGAAGAAACCACAAGCCACTGCCCCGCAACACCATGGTGCAGCAGCTGGCCCGGTACAAGTTCTACCTGGCCTTCGAGAACTCCCAGCACCGGGACTACATCACGGAGAAGCTGTGGAAGAACGCCATGAACGCCTGGGCCGTGCCCGTGGTGCTGGGCCCCAGCCGGGACAACTACGAGCGCTTCCTGCCCCCCGACGCCTTCATCCACGTGGACGACTTCCAGAGCCCCCGCGACCTGGCCCGCTACCTGCAGGAGCTGGACAAGGACCAGGCGCGGTACCTCGGCTACTTCCGCTGGCGGGAGGCGCTGCGGCCGCGATCCTTCAGCTGGGCGCTGGCTTTCTGCAAGGCCTGCTGGCAGCTGCAGCAGGAGTCCAGGTACCAGACggtgcccagcctggcctcctggTTCACGTGA